From a region of the Candidatus Dependentiae bacterium genome:
- the rplL gene encoding 50S ribosomal protein L7/L12, with translation MASREQLINDIGNMTVLELAELVKALEEKFGVSAAMPMAAAAAPSAGADAGAKKDEEKSEYKVELIADENSDKIKIIKALRQVTTLGLTEAKKAVEDSIGSSTVLAEAASKDDAKKMKETLEAAGAKVKLS, from the coding sequence ATGGCATCCAGAGAACAATTAATAAATGACATTGGTAATATGACCGTTCTTGAGCTTGCAGAACTTGTAAAAGCTCTTGAAGAAAAGTTTGGTGTTTCAGCTGCTATGCCTATGGCTGCTGCAGCTGCTCCATCAGCAGGTGCTGATGCAGGCGCTAAAAAAGATGAAGAAAAGTCTGAGTATAAAGTAGAATTAATCGCTGATGAAAACTCTGATAAAATCAAAATTATCAAAGCGCTTCGTCAAGTAACTACTTTAGGTCTTACTGAAGCTAAAAAAGCAGTTGAAGATTCTATTGGATCTTCAACAGTGCTTGCAGAAGCAGCATCTAAAGATGATGCTAAAAAAATGAAAGAAACACTTGAAGCCGCTGGTGCTAAAGTAAAGCTTTCCTAA
- a CDS encoding 50S ribosomal protein L10, giving the protein MNRQDKQLAIKSIKDDFKNSQASFLIGVQGLTVEAVQGLRKGLHSKGAQLKVSKNTLLKLAISEMEGLTSLAPHFKDQIAIVFARDESPAIAQLIYTAAKANTKLTIVAGSLNDKVIDKSQIEFLATLPSREVLLAQVCGTLKAPISGYVSILNQLILRLLWVLTKAAEKQQ; this is encoded by the coding sequence ATGAATCGCCAAGATAAACAGTTAGCAATTAAATCAATAAAAGATGACTTTAAAAATAGCCAAGCTTCGTTTCTTATTGGTGTACAGGGATTGACTGTTGAAGCTGTTCAAGGTCTTCGTAAAGGTCTTCATAGCAAAGGTGCGCAACTTAAAGTGTCTAAAAATACACTTCTTAAACTTGCCATCAGTGAAATGGAAGGTCTGACCAGTTTAGCTCCTCATTTTAAAGATCAAATAGCTATTGTATTTGCACGTGACGAAAGTCCTGCTATTGCACAGCTTATTTATACCGCAGCAAAAGCTAATACAAAATTAACTATTGTTGCTGGATCTTTAAATGACAAAGTCATAGACAAGTCACAGATTGAGTTTCTTGCAACTCTACCAAGTAGAGAAGTATTACTTGCTCAAGTGTGCGGTACCTTAAAGGCTCCAATTTCAGGTTATGTAAGCATATTAAATCAGCTTATTTTAAGACTTTTATGGGTGCTTACAAAAGCAGCCGAAAAACAACAGTAA